The DNA region GGGACCGGAGAGCCTGGTGCTCGCGCGTCAGGCCCTGGAGGCCGAATCGGATGCCCTGGCGCGGCGGGCGCTCGTGGACGCGGTGGCGCGGCTGTCCCGGCGTTGAGGGGAGGGGATGCGGGTGGCGCGCTTCGACGACAGCCGACCGGAGATGACGCTGGAGGAGTTCCGCCTCCTGCGCGACCACGTCTATTCGCACTGCGGCATCCTCGTGCACGAGGACATGAAGTTCGTCATGGAGCGCAGGCTGTGGCCGCGGCTGGAGGCGCTGGGCGTGTCCGACTTCGGGGCCTATCACCGCTTCCTGCGCCACGACCCGAACCGGCACGCGGAGCTGGAGGCGGCCGTCGAGTCGCTCACCACGCACGAGACGTACTTCTTCCGCGAGCCCTCCCAGCTCAAGGCGTTCCGCGAGGAACTGGTGCCCGTGTTGGAGCGGCGCAACGCGCGTTCGCGCCGCCTGCGGCTGTGGTCGGCGGGCTGCTCCTCCGGGGAGGAGGCCTACACCCTGGCCATGCTCCTGCGGGACGAGCGGCGCTTCGAGGGCTGGGACGTGGAGGTGTACGGCACGGACATCTCCCGGCGCGTGCTGGCGATGGCGCGGCGGGCGGAGTACGGCCCCTCCGCGCTGCGCGCCACGTCCGCGGACCTGCTGGAGCGCTTCTTCGTGCCGGCGGCGAACAACCGGGTGCGGGTGCGTGACGACGTGCGCGCCATGGTGTCCTTCGGTCACCACAACCTGCTGGACGAGGCGGGCAGCCAGCTGGTGACGAAGATGGACGCCGTCTTCTGCCGCAACGTGATGATCTACTTCGACCAGTCGGCGCGGCGACGGGTGCTGCGCATCCTGAGGGATCGGCTGGTGCCGGGCGGCTACCTGCTGCTGGGGCATTCGGAGAACCTGTTGAACCTGGGCGCTGACTTCGAACTGGTCCACCTGCGTGGAGACCTGGTCTATCGCCGGCCCGAGCTGCCGGCCCTCCTGCGGAGCGAGGAGCGATGAGCGCGCGGGACGTGGTGTCGGTGCTCGTCATCGACGACTCGGCGCAGAACCGGCGCACCCTCACGTCGATGCTGGAGTCGTCCGACGACGTCCGCGTGCTGGACCGCGCGGCGGACGGCGAGGAGGGGTTGCGCAAGGTCCTGGAGCTGCGGCCGGACGTGGTGACGCTGGACCTGGAGATGCCCCGGCTGGGCGGCTTCACCTTCCTGCGCCTGTTGATGCGCACCGCGCCCACGCCCGTCATCGTCATCTCCAGCTACGCGCACAAGTCGGACGTCTTCAAGGCGCTGGAGCTGGGCGCGTTCGACTTCATCGCCAAGCCCGCCAGGGGGACCGCCGAGGAGCTGGAGGCGCTGCGCCGCGAGCTGCTGGAGAAGGTCCACGCCGCGCTGCACGTGCGGCCCGGACAGCGCCATGCCGCGCCGGGCGCGCGCGCGCTGGCGGTGGCCGGAGAGCTGCCGCTGGTCGTCGCGGTGGGGGCGTCCACGGGCGGGCCTCCGGCGGTGCAGCGGGTGCTCGAGGGGCTGGCCTCCGAACCGACACCCTGCGTGCTCGTGAGCCAGCACATGCCCGCGCAGTTCACGCGGGCCTTCGCGGAGCGGCTGGACCGCATCGGCCCCTTCACGGTGACGGAGGCCGCCGAGGGAGACACCGTGCAGCCGGGGCATGTGTACATCGCGCCGGGCGGCCGGCACCTGGTGGTCGTGGAGCGAGGCACGCGGCTGGAGCTGCACACGCCGCCCCCCACGCCGCTGGACAAATACGCGCCCAGCGTGGACCGGCTCTTCACCAGCGTGGCGCAGGTGCTGGGGACGGACGCGCTGGCGGTGGTGCTCACCGGCATGGGGGCGGATGGCGCCATGGGCGCACGCGAGGTGCAGCGCGCTGGAGGCGAGGTGTGGGCGGAGTCCGAGGAGACGGCCGTCGTGTTCGGGATGCCGGGAGAGGCCATCGCCACCGGCGCGGTGAAGCGGGTGCTGAGACTGGGAGAAATCGGACCCGCGCTGGCGACGCTGGCGCGGCGGTGGCGATGAGCGGGTGGATGTTCGTCGGGCCGGCGGCGCGGCGTGGGTGCTAGGCTGGGCGGGTCATGACGCAGCAGATTCGAGCCCTGGTGGTGGACGACTCGCAGGCCATGCGCCGCAGCATCATGTATGCGTTGCAGCGTCTGAGCGGCGTCGTCTGCACGGAGGCGCAGGACGGAGCCGAGGGGCTGAAGAAGCTGACCCAGGGGCGGTTCGACCTGGTGTTGACGGACATCAACATGCCGTTGATGGATGGCCTGAAGCTCATCCGTCACATCCGCCAGGCCACGGACCACCGGGACGTGCCCATCGTGGTCATCACCACCGAGGGCGCGGCGGCGGACCGCGAGCGGGCGCTGGCCCTGGGCGCGAGCGCGTACCTCGTCAAGCCCGTGCAGGCGAAGGTCGTCATGGACACGGTCCGCGACCTGCTGAAGCTGGACTGAGGGCCTGGGCGCGATGGACTTCCTGCTGCGCGTGGCGGGCCTGGAGAAGCGCTACGGCGACGTCAAGGCCGTGCAGGGCGTGAGCTTCTCGGTGGCCCCGGGAGAGGTCCTGGGGCTGGTGGGCCCCAACGGCGCCGGGAAGACGTCCACGCTCCGGTGCCTGGCCGGCATCCTCCCTCCCACGGCGGGACGGGTGGTGGTGGCGGGCTACGACCTGGCGAAGGACGCGGTGGACGCCAAGCGACAGCTCGCGTTCCTCCCGGACGAGCCCCGCTTCTTCGAGTACCTCACCGTCTGGGAGCACCTGAACTTCACGGCGCGGCTCTACGGCGTGGAGGACTGGGCGGAGCGCGGCCGCGCGCTGCTGGAGGAGATGGAGCTGGCCGGCAAGGAGAAGGCGCTGCCGGGCGAGCTGTCTCGCGGGATGAAGCAGAAGCTGTCCATCGCCTGTGGCTTCCTGCACTCGCCCCGGCTCATCCTCCTGGACGAGCCGCTCACGGGACTGGACCCCATCGGCATCCGGCGCATGAAGGCTTCGCTGCGACGGCGCGCCGAGGAGGGCGCCGCGCTGGTGCTCTCCTCGCACCTGCTGCCGCTGGTGGAGGAGCTGTGTCACCGGCTGCTCGTCATCGCCGGGGGGCGGACCATGGCGCTGGGCAGCCTCGAGGAGATCCGCGCGCGGCTGAGCGGCCCGGGGGCGGAGCAGGCGACGCTGGAGGACCTGTTCGTCCGCATCACCAGCGCGGCGGGCGGGGAGAAGGCGCCGCCGTGAGCTTCCCGGGCGCGGTGGGGTTCCTGTGGCTCGCGTCGTGGCGCAACCGCCTGCGGCTCCAGCTCCAGCGACTGCGTCGGCCCCGCTACCTCCTCGGCGCCCTGGTGGGGCTGGGCTACGTGTACTCCGTCTTCCTGCGCCGGCTCGACTTCTCCGGGCCGCTGGGGAGCGTGCCACCCGGCGTCCGCCTGTTCGCGGAGCTGTCGCTCGTTGTGTCCGCGCTGGCGACGGTGCTCGGCGCGTGGGCGCTGGGGCCGGACCGGCCCTCGTTGACGTTCTCCGACGCGGAGGTGGTGCAGCTGTTCCCCGCGCCCGTCGAGCGCACGTCGCTCCTGCACTACAAGCTGGCGAGGGGCTGGATGGGGGCGGCGCTCGGCGCCCTCATGGCCACGCTCTTCATCGGCCGGCTGGCGAACCCCTCGCCGGCGCTCTTCTTCGCGGGCTCCCTGCTGGGCCTGGGCACGCTGTACCTGCACACGACGGCGGCGTCCTTCACCCGCACGCGGCTGGCGGCGCGAGGGTGGGTGGGCCAGGGGCTTCGCTGGGGCGGCGTGGGGCTGGCGCTGATGACGGTGGGGTGGGTGGGCTTCCTCGCCCTGGAGGCCCATCCGTTCCCGGAGGACGTGGGCTCCGGCCGGCAGGTGGGGCGCTGGCTCGAGTCCCTCCTGGCGACGCCGGGGGTGAGCGCGCTGTTGTGGCCGGCGCGGCTGCTGGTGGCTCCGTCGTTGGCGCGGGACCTCGCGTCGTTCGTCCACACGTTGCCCCCGGTGGGGGTGATGGTGGTGGCGCACTACGTGTGGCTGCGCGTGGCGGAGGTCCCCTTCGAGGAGGCGGCGGTGCTCCGCGCGGAGTCGCGCACGCGGGAGCGGGCCCTGCGCGGTTCCGGTCGGGGCGGGAAGGCGGGGGCCATCCCCCTGCGCAAGGCGCCGTTCCGATTGGCGGCGCGCGGACGTCCCGAGGTGGCGCTCGTCTGGAAGAACCTCATCGCGCGCAAGCGGCTGGGGGGCGGCGCCTTGTCCCTCGTCGTGTTCCTGCTGACGGGAGGCGTGGTCGCCGCGCTCATGGGGGACGCCCGCCTGTTCACGGACACGCGGCGGGTGCTGGGCCCCCTGGCGCTGACGGCGGCGGTGCTGCTGACGGTGATGGGCCCGAGCGCGTTCCGGATGGACCTGCGGATGGACATGCCCAAGCTGGACCTGTTGCGCGCGCTGCCCCTGGCCGGCTGGCAGGTGGTGGGGGCGGAGCTGGCGGCGTCGGCGCTCGCGGTGGGGGCGTTCCAGGTCGGGTTGCTGGGTGTGGCCCTGGGGATGGGGCCGGGCGTGGAGGACGAAGGGCTGCGTGCCGCGTGGGGCCCGGGACTGCTGTCGCTCGGCTTCGTGCTGCCGGCGGTGTCGCTCGCGGGGCTCTTCGTGCAGAACGCGGCGGTGGTGTTGTTCCCCGCCTGGGTTCCCGCGGACCGGGGTGAGCGGGCGCGGGGCATCGAGGCCCTGGGGCAGCGCTTGTTGACGTTGATGGGCTCGCTGGTGGTGACGCTGGTGGGGCTCGCGCCCGCGTCGCTGGTGGGCCTGGTGGTGGGCTTCCCGCTGTGGCCATCGCTGGAGGTCTGGTCGCTGCCCTGGGCGGCGGCCGCCGCGGCGCTGGTGCTGGTGGCGGAGGTGGGGGTGGGCATCGCCCTGGTGGGCCGGGCTTTCGAACACCTCGACGTGGCCGAGGACCGCCCCGAGTAGCCCGAGGCGTCGGCTCCTGGACGCGAGAGCGCTCCGGCCTTGCGGAGGCCCGGGCCTGGCGCACAGGGTGCGTCGACTCGAGGCACGGGAGCGCGACATGGACGTGGGATTCGTTGGATTGGGCAACATGGGCCTGCCCATGGCGAGGCAGCTGCTCACGGCGGGGCATGCGTTGAGGGTATGGAACCGCACGGCGGCCCGCGCCGACCCCCTGGTGAAGCAGGGCGCGCGTCTGGCCACGTCTCCCGCCGAGGCCGCGCGCGGCGCGCAGGTCGTCTTCAGCATGCTCGCGGACGACCGGGCCGCGGAGGCGGTGGCGCTGGGCGAGGACGGCGTGGGGACGGGGCTCGCGAAGGGGGCGGTGCACGTCTCCTCGAGCACCATCTCCGTGGCGCTGTCGCGCCGGCTGGCGGAGGCGCATGCGCGCGCCGGGCAGGGCTACGTGGCGGCGCCGGTGTTCGGCCGCCCCGAGGCCGCGGAGGCGAAGCAGCTCTGGGTGCTGGCCGCCGGGCCCGCCGGGGACGTGGCGCGCTGCAAGCCGCTGCTGGAGTCGCTGGGGCGGGGCGTCACCGTGCTCGGCGAGGAGGCGTCCGCCGCCAACGTGGTGAAGCTGTCCGGCAACTTCCTCATCGCGTCGATGATGGAGGCGCTCGGCGAGGCGTTCGCGCTCACGCGCAAGGCGGGCCTGGAGCCCACGCGGTTCCTGGAGGTGTTCCAGGCGGTCTTCGCGCGCTCGCCCATCTTCGAGAACTACGCGCGCGCCATCGCCGAGGAGCGCTACAGGCCCGCGGGCTTCGCCATGCACCTGGGGCTGAAGGACGTGGGGCTCGTGCTGGAGGCGGCGCGGGCGGCGCAGGTGCCCATGCCGCTGGCGAGTCTGCTGCGGGACCAGTACCTGGGCGGCGTGGCGCAGGGGCATGGGGACCTGGACTGGTCCGCCCTGGGCGCGCTCATCGCCGCTCGCGCGGGCCTGCCGGGGCCTCGTTGAAACGCGAACCGCCCCGGACACCGTCAGGGTGCCCGGGGCGGCGGGGACCGCGAGCGTCGTGACACCCGGGAGCGTGAGCCCGGGTGTCACGAGGGCCGCTAGCGAGCGTCCGTCTCCGTGACGGGGATGGGGAAGCGCTCGTGCGGGGCGTAGTTGGGGTCGATCTCGCGGGGGAGGGTGTCCAGCTTGTCGTAGCGGCGCAGGTCGATCCACCGGTGGCCGCCCTCGAACAGCAGCGAGTACCGCTTCTGCTTCAGCAGCTCGTCCAGCGCGGCCTCCTTGGTGGTGACGTCCAGGCGGGGCGCCAGGCGGCCGGAGCGGGTGCGGATGTAGTTGATGTCATCCATCGCCACGCCGATCTGCTCCAGGCCGATGTTGGCCTCCGCGCGCAGGAGGATGAGCTCCTCGTTGCGGATGATGGGCACCGGCGAGTCGCTGGTGGGGTAGAGCGTGAAGCGCAGCGTCGTCACCAGCTTGCCGCCACCGCCCTTGACCTCGTCGATCTTCCGCGTCTTGCGCGTGAAGCGGTCGTCCGGCGTGGCGCCATCGGCCTGCTTCTCCGCGTCCGTCTCGATGGACGGGTGGGCGAAGATCTTCTCGGTCAGCAGGCCGTTGTCCAGGTCACCGGAGGCGGCGCGGAACGTGTGGTAGACGCCCACGTTCAGCGACGTGAGCGCCGCGGCCTTGGCGCCATCGTCCGCGGACGCGGTGGCGTCCAGGAACGACTGGCTGAGGGCGTCCAGCGCCACCTGGTACTGGCCCATGTAGACGGCCACGCGAGCGCGGATGGCGCGGTTGAACTTCAGGAACGTCGCCGGCGTGTTGAAGCCATTGAAGCCCGTGCTCAGCCGGAAGGAGAACTTGTCTCCGGCGGCGCCCAGGTGCGTCTGCGCTTCGTCGAGCAGGGAGGCGATGCGCGTGAACACCTCCGCCTTCGTCGCGATGGGGGCGAGCTGACCGAGCGGCAGGTCCACGTCGATGGGCGCGCCGTTCTCGTCCCGGGTGTTGATGACCATGAGCAGGTCGAGCGCCTGGAACGTCTTCGCGAAGCCGCGCACGCCTTCCTTCTCCGCGTCCGTCATGCCCTGGACCTTGTCGAGCGCGGTCAGGAGCGTGTTGGCGTTGCGGATGTTGGCGTAGGGCTGCGTCCAGAAGTTGCCGCCGAAGGCCGGACCGCCCGGGTCGAGCGTGGGACCGAGCAGCTCGTTCACCGTGCGGGGCTCGGAGGAATCGAACACGTAGGCCTCGCGTCCGATGACCCCCAGCTCGGCCACGTAGCCGTTCTGCGTCGCGATGACGACGCGGTGGCCGATGGTCAGTCCCGTGGAGGCGCTGTTGATGCTCGACGGGGTGGGGTTGTCGCGGAAGCCGTCCAGGCTCGGGTTGTTGAGGTCCCCGATGTCCAGGCCGCAGCCCACGAGGCTCAGCGCCGCGCCGAGCGCCACCAGTGTCTTCTTCGTCAGATGCATGTTCATGGCTCAGAACCCGACGTCGAGGGACGTCCAGAAGCTGCGGCTGGGGGGGAAGGGAGCGACGTCGATGTTGCGTGCGATGGCCTGGTTGCCGAAGTTGCTCACCTCGGGGTCGAGGCCGGAGTAGCTGGTGAAGGTCAGCAGGTTGCGACCGCTGACGCTCAGGCGGGCCGTTTGGAGCTTCGGAATCGCGGACACCCAGGACTTGGGCAGGTTGTACGCGATGGTCACCTCACGCAGCTTCAGGAACGTGGCGTCCTCCACGTAGACGCTCGCGTTGCTGTTGGCCCAGTCCGTCGCGCGCTGGCGACCGCGGCTCACGTAGTCCTCGGACGTGCCCGCGTCGTCGTACAGGAAGCGGGTCAGGTTGATGATGTCGCTGCCCTGCTGCCAGTGCCAGAGGAAGGACAGGCTCACGTCGCCGTACTTGAGCGTGTTGGCGAAGCCCAGGGTGAAGGTGGGCTCGGTGTCGCCGATCTTCTTCACGATGGGACGGCCGTTCTCGTCCACGCCCATGTTGCCGACGATCTGCGTCGCCGAGGCGCCTTCCTGGATGAAGAACGAACCGAGCGAGTTGCCGAAGCCGCCCGCCGCGAACGGAGCGACCGGCAGGCTGGTCACCTTGCTGCGGTTGAGGGCGAAGGTGGCGGACGAGGTCCACTCGAAGTTGCCGCGCACCGGCGTCACCTGCAGCATGGCCTCGATGCCGCGGTTGCGCAGCGAGCCGCCGTTGGTGAACTGGGTGGTGAAGCCCGTGGAGCCCGGCAGCGTGCGCTGCAGGAGCAGGTCGCTGATGGCGCGCTGGTAGACGGTCAGCTCGGCCACCAGGTCGCCGCCGAGGAACATCGCGTCGACACCGGCCTCGATCTCCCGCTGGCGCTCCGGACGGATGTTGGGGTCGCCGGCCACGCCCGTGCCGACGAGGCCCGGGGTGCCCTGCACGTTACCCAGCGCGCTCATGCCGCTGAACTTCATGCCGTAGGTCGGCTGGTTGCCCGTCTCACCGTAGGCCAGGCGGACCTTGAGCTCGTTCACCAGTGGGTGGAACGAAGGGATGCGGTACGCGGAGGCCAGCTTCGGGTAGAGGAAGAGCTTGTTGGTGTTGCCGTTGGCGCTGCTCTGCTCGGCGCGGATGGCGCCGACCAGGGTCAGCCGCTCGTCGAGCGTGATCACTTCCTCCTGGAGGTAGTAGCCACGGTCACGCACGTGCTGCGCGTTGTCGCGCACGCCAATCACCGTGCCGGAGTCCACGCCCGGCTGGCCGGCGTTGAGGTTGCGGCTGACGATGTACGTGGTGTCGATGCGGCGCTCCTCGAACTGGACGCCGCCGGAGGTGGTGGCGCTCAGGACGCGCGAGGCCGGCCGGTACGTGTGGACGAGGTTGATGCCCCCGTTCAGGTTGCGCACCTGGCTGGTGCCGTACAGCGACGTGCCCGGGAAGGTGTCGACCGGCTCGAAGTTGAGCTCGGGCGGGAATACCAGGCGGTTCTCCTGCTGGAAGCGGTCCACGCCGGCGTTGGCGAGCAGCCGCAGGTGGTTCTCGTCCGTCTTCCACAGGTGGATGGTGGCGTCGCCGGAGCCGATCAGGCGCCACACGTCCTCGTCGTTCCGCGTCAGCGCCGCCGTCTGCAGCGGGTTGGAGCCGTTGGGGACGAACGGGTTGCGCGGGAAGACACCGTTCGCGTCCGCGCGGAGGTCCACGAAGCTGGGCGCGGTCGGCATCACCATGTAGTACGACACGCTCGCGTTGTCGTTGTTGGTCAGGCCGCGCTGACCCAGCGAGTGGATGAGGTTGGTGGCGACGTTGACCTCCACCGTGTCGCCAATCGTCTGCCCCAGGTTGAGGCGGAACGACTGCTTCTCGTAGCCGGTGTTGGCGATGATGCCCTCGTCGTTGCGCAAGAGCGCGGACGCGAAGTACTTCGTGTTGCCGGTCGCGCCGCTCACGCTGGCGATCGTCTCGGAGGACAGGTCGCGTCGTCCGGACAGCTCCGCCTCGTGGTCGTAGTTGCGGCCGGGCGTGTAGTACTCCAGCGCGTCCTCGCCGAAGGTGTCGACGACCTCCTGCGCGGAGTTGAACTTACGGGTGCCCAGCTTGTTGGCCAGGGTGTACATGCCGAGCCGCTGGGTGATGTCGACCTTGGGCTCGCCCGCGCGGCCGCGCTTGGTGTTGATGATGACGACGCCGTTGGAGGCCTTGGAGCCGTAGATGGCGGCGGCGGACGCGCCCTTGAGGACCTCGATGCTCTCGATGTCGTTGGGGTTGATGTCCGCGATGCGGTTGACCTGGTTGTCCTGGGTGGCGCTCGGGTTGGAGCCGCGCACGGACTCCGTCACCGCCCACACGCCCGAGGCGATGGCCACGTCGCTGACGAGCACGCCGTCGATGACGTAGAGCGGCTGGGAGGAGCCGTTGATGGTGGACACGCCGCGCAGGCGCATCTGGATGCCGCCGCCCGGGGCGCCGGAGTTGGATTGGATGTTGGCGCCGGCCACCTTGCCCTGGAGGGCCTGGTCGACCGTCTGGGACGGGGCGCGGTTCATCTCCTCCGCGTTCACGGACGCCACCGAGTTGGTCAGGTGCTTACGGGCCAGCTCCGAGGCGCGGCCCACCACGACCATCTCCTCCGAGAAGATGTTGTCGAGCGCGACGTTCACCTCGCGCTGGGCGGGGCCGACGCGCACCTCGCGCTCGCCGTAGTCCTGCGAGGAGAACAGCAGCGTCACCGAGCCAGGGGGGACGTTGGGCAGCGTGAAGGTACCGTCCAGCTCCGTCTCCACGCCCTGGGTGGTGCCCTTGATGATGACGCGCACCAGGGGCAGGCCCTCGTTCGTCAGCCGGTCCGCGACGCGGCCCTTGACGACGCGACTCACCACGTTGACCGGAGCGGGCGTCGCCGCCGGAGTCTGCGCGGTGGGCGCATCGGCCGCCGGCGCCGGGGTGGCGGGGGCCGCGGTCGCGGGAGCCTGCGCCGCCGGAGCCTGAGGCTCGGGAGCCGGCGGGGTCGCTTCCTGGGCCATGGTTTCCAACGAGAAGAGTGCGATCACGCACCCCGGAATCAACGCTCTTTTAAGCGTCATTCGGATCTTTCCTCGCAACGGTGGGAACGGCCCCCCCTGCAGGTGCCGTGGGCGCGAATCGTCTCTGGGTGAACTGAATCAAGTCAATGGCAAGGCTCGATTTTCAAGAAAGTTGGCCAAATCCATCCGAACGGCAATATTCCGAAGTCGTACCGAGTGCGTCGTGTCGCGAGTCCGGACCGGGCCCTGTCCCCTCGGTGGACGCGGTGCTACAGGTCGCAACAGCCCGGCGGGGCGGCGGCTCGCGTCCTATGAGGGAGCCCGTAGGAGGTCGTGGCCGCGGCGCGTTGGCTCAGGTGGACGTGGCCTCGCGTCATGCACACGACGGGTGTGTAAGGGCATGAGGAGCCCGCGTGCCCGCCAGCCCCGCCGAGCATGTCGCGCGGGTTCCGTGAGGGCCTCACGGGCGCGCGGGGAGGGGCCGCGGGTCAACGCCTCGGGTGGGCCGCGCGGGCTCCGCGAGGGCCCACAGGGCGCGTGCGGGCGCGTCGGCGTGTTCTCGGGTTCATGTGCCGGGCCGCGCGCGCGTGGCGTCGAGCGCCGCGTCCATGGGGGCGAGGTGCTTGCGGGTCAGTGTCCCGAGTCGGCGGTGCGTGGGTCGTCGAGCGCGGCGTCCACGGGGGCGGCATGCCGGGCACGGGCTTTCTGGATGACGTCGTTCAGGAGCGTGGCCAGCTCGTCGTGGAGGGGGCGGTTGTCGTTGGCGCCGTAGCCGCGCAGCGGGATGATTGCGCCGTCGACGTGTCGGAGCGCGAGCAGCCAGGTGCGGGTGCGTGAGCGTCCGGTCTGCCGGTGGGTGTGGACGAAGGCCTCCTGGAGGGAGGTCACCGGGTGGGTTTCGGTCCGGTTGCGGAGCGGGGCGCGGCGCTGGACGTGGACCTGGCCGGAGCGGACGTCGACCACGCACTCGGTCTGCTCGAAGCCCAGGATGCTCATGCCCCAGCAGAGCGCCAGGAAGGCGGCGGAGAGCCCCAGCTCCCACGAGGGCCAGCTCATCTTGCCCAGGACGATGGCGGCCCCGAACACGAGGGTGAGGATGGCGATGACGGCCATGAAGCGGTACGGCGGCCGGCCTGTCTCCACGTGGACGTACTCCGGAGTCTGCGCCAGGACCTTCATTCCACCTCCCACCCGAGGGCCGGCCAGCCTACCCCGAAGAGCCGCGCCGGGTGGGAGCCCCCCGGGCACTCGTCTGGATGCCAGGGGCGGGGATGGGCGCGCCGTGCTCCCGGGTTTCCCACGGTCAGCCGGAGATTTCCGGCCCCGTCCGCCCAAGTCGGGGGCCCAGGAGCGCCGCCAATGGTTGGCGGGTCCAGGCGCCCGGCGAGACTTGTTGCCCCCGGGGCCGGCCCTCCCATAAGAGACGCAGCGGATATGGCGATGAACGAGCGTTACGAGCCGCAGTCGATCGAAGGTAAGTGGCAGGCCCGCTGGGACGAGGCCGGCATCTTCCGGGCAGGCAAGCGCCCGGGCGCACCGAAGAAGTACATCCTCGAGATGCTGCCGTACCCCAGTGGCAAGATGCACATGGGGCACGTGCGCAACTACCTCATCGGGGATGTGTACGCGCGCTACTTCCTGATGCGCGGCTTCGACGTGCTGCACCCCATGGGCTGGGACGCCTTCGGTCTGCCGGCGGAGAACGCGGCCATCAAGGACGGCGTGCACCCGGCGGTGCGCACCGCGGAGAACATCGCCTCCTTCAAGAAGGAGATGAAGAGCCTCGGCTACAGCTACGACTGGGAGCGCGAGGTCAACACCAGCCAGCCCGAGTACTACCGCTGGAACCAGTGGTTCTTCATCAAGATGTTGGAGCGGGGGCTCGTCTATCGCCGCTTCAGCAAGGTGAACTGGTGTACCGGCTGTCTCACCGTCATCGCCAACGAGCAGGTGAAGGACGGCAAGTGCGAGCGGTGTGATTCGCCCGTGGTGGACAAGGAGATGCCCGAGTGGGCGTTCCGCATCACGAAGTACTCGCAGGATTTGTTGGACGCGCTCGACACGCTGAAGGAGTGGCCGGACCGCATCACGGCGGCCCAGCGCAACTGGATTGGCCGCTCCGACGGCGCCGAGGCCGAGTTCCGCGTCCAGGGGCATGACGCCTCCATCCGCGTCTTCACCACGCGCCTGGACACCGTCTACGGCTGCACCTACGTGGTGCTCGCCCCGGACCACAAGCTCGTCGCCCAGGTCACCACGCCCGAGCGTCGCGCGGACGTGGACGCGTTCGCGAAGAGGATGGCGGCGCAGTCCAAGACGGAGCGGTTGGGCGAGGACGCGGAGAAGGAGGGCGTGTTCACGGGCGCCCACGCCATCAACCCGTTCAACGGGCAGCCGGTTCCCATCTGGATCGCCAACTTCGTCGTGAGCGACTACGGCACGGGCGCGGTGATGAGCGTCCCGGCGCATGACGCGCGCGACTT from Myxococcus stipitatus includes:
- a CDS encoding CheR family methyltransferase, encoding MARFDDSRPEMTLEEFRLLRDHVYSHCGILVHEDMKFVMERRLWPRLEALGVSDFGAYHRFLRHDPNRHAELEAAVESLTTHETYFFREPSQLKAFREELVPVLERRNARSRRLRLWSAGCSSGEEAYTLAMLLRDERRFEGWDVEVYGTDISRRVLAMARRAEYGPSALRATSADLLERFFVPAANNRVRVRDDVRAMVSFGHHNLLDEAGSQLVTKMDAVFCRNVMIYFDQSARRRVLRILRDRLVPGGYLLLGHSENLLNLGADFELVHLRGDLVYRRPELPALLRSEER
- the cheB gene encoding chemotaxis-specific protein-glutamate methyltransferase CheB, whose amino-acid sequence is MSARDVVSVLVIDDSAQNRRTLTSMLESSDDVRVLDRAADGEEGLRKVLELRPDVVTLDLEMPRLGGFTFLRLLMRTAPTPVIVISSYAHKSDVFKALELGAFDFIAKPARGTAEELEALRRELLEKVHAALHVRPGQRHAAPGARALAVAGELPLVVAVGASTGGPPAVQRVLEGLASEPTPCVLVSQHMPAQFTRAFAERLDRIGPFTVTEAAEGDTVQPGHVYIAPGGRHLVVVERGTRLELHTPPPTPLDKYAPSVDRLFTSVAQVLGTDALAVVLTGMGADGAMGAREVQRAGGEVWAESEETAVVFGMPGEAIATGAVKRVLRLGEIGPALATLARRWR
- a CDS encoding response regulator, which translates into the protein MTQQIRALVVDDSQAMRRSIMYALQRLSGVVCTEAQDGAEGLKKLTQGRFDLVLTDINMPLMDGLKLIRHIRQATDHRDVPIVVITTEGAAADRERALALGASAYLVKPVQAKVVMDTVRDLLKLD
- a CDS encoding ABC transporter ATP-binding protein, which produces MDFLLRVAGLEKRYGDVKAVQGVSFSVAPGEVLGLVGPNGAGKTSTLRCLAGILPPTAGRVVVAGYDLAKDAVDAKRQLAFLPDEPRFFEYLTVWEHLNFTARLYGVEDWAERGRALLEEMELAGKEKALPGELSRGMKQKLSIACGFLHSPRLILLDEPLTGLDPIGIRRMKASLRRRAEEGAALVLSSHLLPLVEELCHRLLVIAGGRTMALGSLEEIRARLSGPGAEQATLEDLFVRITSAAGGEKAPP
- a CDS encoding putative ABC exporter domain-containing protein — encoded protein: MSFPGAVGFLWLASWRNRLRLQLQRLRRPRYLLGALVGLGYVYSVFLRRLDFSGPLGSVPPGVRLFAELSLVVSALATVLGAWALGPDRPSLTFSDAEVVQLFPAPVERTSLLHYKLARGWMGAALGALMATLFIGRLANPSPALFFAGSLLGLGTLYLHTTAASFTRTRLAARGWVGQGLRWGGVGLALMTVGWVGFLALEAHPFPEDVGSGRQVGRWLESLLATPGVSALLWPARLLVAPSLARDLASFVHTLPPVGVMVVAHYVWLRVAEVPFEEAAVLRAESRTRERALRGSGRGGKAGAIPLRKAPFRLAARGRPEVALVWKNLIARKRLGGGALSLVVFLLTGGVVAALMGDARLFTDTRRVLGPLALTAAVLLTVMGPSAFRMDLRMDMPKLDLLRALPLAGWQVVGAELAASALAVGAFQVGLLGVALGMGPGVEDEGLRAAWGPGLLSLGFVLPAVSLAGLFVQNAAVVLFPAWVPADRGERARGIEALGQRLLTLMGSLVVTLVGLAPASLVGLVVGFPLWPSLEVWSLPWAAAAAALVLVAEVGVGIALVGRAFEHLDVAEDRPE
- a CDS encoding NAD(P)-dependent oxidoreductase; the encoded protein is MDVGFVGLGNMGLPMARQLLTAGHALRVWNRTAARADPLVKQGARLATSPAEAARGAQVVFSMLADDRAAEAVALGEDGVGTGLAKGAVHVSSSTISVALSRRLAEAHARAGQGYVAAPVFGRPEAAEAKQLWVLAAGPAGDVARCKPLLESLGRGVTVLGEEASAANVVKLSGNFLIASMMEALGEAFALTRKAGLEPTRFLEVFQAVFARSPIFENYARAIAEERYRPAGFAMHLGLKDVGLVLEAARAAQVPMPLASLLRDQYLGGVAQGHGDLDWSALGALIAARAGLPGPR
- a CDS encoding RagB/SusD family nutrient uptake outer membrane protein, yielding MNMHLTKKTLVALGAALSLVGCGLDIGDLNNPSLDGFRDNPTPSSINSASTGLTIGHRVVIATQNGYVAELGVIGREAYVFDSSEPRTVNELLGPTLDPGGPAFGGNFWTQPYANIRNANTLLTALDKVQGMTDAEKEGVRGFAKTFQALDLLMVINTRDENGAPIDVDLPLGQLAPIATKAEVFTRIASLLDEAQTHLGAAGDKFSFRLSTGFNGFNTPATFLKFNRAIRARVAVYMGQYQVALDALSQSFLDATASADDGAKAAALTSLNVGVYHTFRAASGDLDNGLLTEKIFAHPSIETDAEKQADGATPDDRFTRKTRKIDEVKGGGGKLVTTLRFTLYPTSDSPVPIIRNEELILLRAEANIGLEQIGVAMDDINYIRTRSGRLAPRLDVTTKEAALDELLKQKRYSLLFEGGHRWIDLRRYDKLDTLPREIDPNYAPHERFPIPVTETDAR